Proteins co-encoded in one Pogoniulus pusillus isolate bPogPus1 chromosome 15, bPogPus1.pri, whole genome shotgun sequence genomic window:
- the NDUFB2 gene encoding NADH dehydrogenase [ubiquinone] 1 beta subcomplex subunit 2, mitochondrial produces MLVSLGRSAGRLLRIGAGASGLRHAGGGVHIEPRYRQFPELTRAQVIHSELLSGFMWFWILWHFWHSSDMVLGHFPYPDPSAWTDEELGIPPDDAE; encoded by the exons ATGCTGGTGTCGCTGGGGCGGTCGGCGGGGCGGCTGTTGCGGATCGGGGCCGGCGCTAGCGGGCTGCGGCA TGCGGGCGGTGGGGTGCACATTGAGCCGCGGTACCGGCAGTTCCCGGAGTTGACGCGGGCGCAAGTGATCCATAGCGAGCTTCTCAGTGGCTTCATGTGGTTCTGGATCTTATGGCACTTCTGGCACAGCTCGGACATGGTGCTG GGTCACTTCCCTTACCCCGACCCGTCGGCCTGGACGGACGAGGAGCTCGGGATCCCTCCAGACGACGCGGAATAA